In one window of Synchiropus splendidus isolate RoL2022-P1 chromosome 15, RoL_Sspl_1.0, whole genome shotgun sequence DNA:
- the LOC128746494 gene encoding sialic acid-binding Ig-like lectin 12 isoform X1 has translation MKSVVMIILTSALVQAGLKETCTHGDFCVTLDDGVITAESGLCVEIPCSFKTPQSFTPQHMLWFRCVRQGQDRCDSSSDLIYSSDSSAAIREGFEGQVSLLESDVSQRNCSIIINDLSPSDSGWYQLRLTSKDNAYSYGTKQEISVRGLSQKPTLDVPQLKEGQLTALTCTAPGLCSGSEPTISWKWEGKGKSPHLVGGNITLQKSVSLGAVRRQHSSTMIFSASSEHHSSSITCTVVFKHGGSTEEKQTLEVQWFAGILNGSRCERDSAALTCVCGSQGHPLPSISWPLLTDHSDSHIQTNVSGDEIWSSFSVKDGHSVKTVVCVVTHEDGETKQELLVLNHDSLFKFLTVEVLVAFLVGVFLSGIIFFVLQLLCCRNTKKSEGGPQEPEPAWKDVHYSTIDFFHLRGKSPHKAPETTETEYSEIKRHDVTTEESEKKSEEEEQDKVHVPERQETDLEMALYSNISEISLSTK, from the exons ATGAAGAGTGTCGTGATGATCATTCTCACGTCTGCTCTGGTTCAAG CAGGTTTAAAGGAAACATGTACACACGGAGACTTCTGTGTCACTTTAGATGATGGAGTCATAACTGCAGAGAgtggactctgtgtggagatTCCATGCTCCTTCAAGACTCCTCAGAGCTTCACTCCTCAACACATGCTTTGGTTCAGATGTGTACGACAAGGTCAAGACAGGTGCGACTCTTCATCAGACCTGATCTACTCCAGTGACAGCAGCGCAGCCATCAGGGAAGGATTTGAAGGACAAGTGTCACTGTTGGAGTCTGATGTGAGTCAGAGGAactgcagcatcatcatcaaCGACCTCTCACCGTCAGATTCTGGATGGTACCAGCTCAGACTGACCAGCAAAGACAATGCATACTCATATGGGACGAAGCAAGAGATTTCTGTCAGAG GTCTGAGCCAAAAGCCCACCCTGGATGTCCCTCAACTGAAAGAGGGTCAGCTGACAGCACTGACCTGCACTGCTCCTGGACTCTGCTCCGGATCTGAGCCCACTATTAGCTGGAAGTGGGAAGGCAAAGGGAAGAGTCCACACCTGGTTGGAGGAAACATCACACTTCAGAAGAGTGTTTCTCTTGGTGCTGTGAGGAGACAGCACAGCTCCACTATGATATTCAGCGCTTCTTCTgagcaccacagcagcagcatcacctgCACTGTTGTCTTCAAACACGGTGGGAGCACAGAGGAGAAACagactctggaagtgcagt GGTTTGCTGGGATCTTGAATGGCTCGAGATGTGAGCGGGACTCAGCAGCTCTCACTTGTGTCTGTGgcagtcagggccaccccttaCCCTCCATCTCCTGGCCGCTGCTGACCGACCACAGTGACTCTCACATCCAGACCAACGTATCAGGAGATGAAATCTGGAGCAGCTTCAGTGTGAAAGATGGCCACAGTGTGAagactgttgtgtgtgttgtcactCATGAGGacggagaaacaaaacaggaactTCTTGTTCTGAATCATGACA GTCTGTTCAAGTTTCTAACAGTGGAAGTCCTGGTGGCATTTCTGGTGGGAGTGTTTTTGTCTGGGATCATCTTCTTTGTGCTGCAGCTCCTTTGTTGCAG AAACACAAAGAAGTCAGAGGGAGGACCCCAGGAACCGGAGCCAGCATGGAAGGATGTGCATTACTCTACCATCGACTTCTTTCACTTGAGAGGAAAAAGTCCCCACAAGGCACCTGAGACGACGGAGACAGAATACTCTGAAATCAAGAGGCATGATGTGACAACTGAAGAGTCAGAGAAaaagagtgaagaagaagaacaagacaaGGTTCACGTTCCAGAGAGGCAAGAGACTGACCTGGAGATGGCCCTGTATTCCAACATTAGTGAGATCAGTCTTAGCACCAAGTGA
- the LOC128746494 gene encoding sialic acid-binding Ig-like lectin 8 isoform X2, which produces MKSVVMIILTSALVQGLKETCTHGDFCVTLDDGVITAESGLCVEIPCSFKTPQSFTPQHMLWFRCVRQGQDRCDSSSDLIYSSDSSAAIREGFEGQVSLLESDVSQRNCSIIINDLSPSDSGWYQLRLTSKDNAYSYGTKQEISVRGLSQKPTLDVPQLKEGQLTALTCTAPGLCSGSEPTISWKWEGKGKSPHLVGGNITLQKSVSLGAVRRQHSSTMIFSASSEHHSSSITCTVVFKHGGSTEEKQTLEVQWFAGILNGSRCERDSAALTCVCGSQGHPLPSISWPLLTDHSDSHIQTNVSGDEIWSSFSVKDGHSVKTVVCVVTHEDGETKQELLVLNHDSLFKFLTVEVLVAFLVGVFLSGIIFFVLQLLCCRNTKKSEGGPQEPEPAWKDVHYSTIDFFHLRGKSPHKAPETTETEYSEIKRHDVTTEESEKKSEEEEQDKVHVPERQETDLEMALYSNISEISLSTK; this is translated from the exons ATGAAGAGTGTCGTGATGATCATTCTCACGTCTGCTCTGGTTCAAG GTTTAAAGGAAACATGTACACACGGAGACTTCTGTGTCACTTTAGATGATGGAGTCATAACTGCAGAGAgtggactctgtgtggagatTCCATGCTCCTTCAAGACTCCTCAGAGCTTCACTCCTCAACACATGCTTTGGTTCAGATGTGTACGACAAGGTCAAGACAGGTGCGACTCTTCATCAGACCTGATCTACTCCAGTGACAGCAGCGCAGCCATCAGGGAAGGATTTGAAGGACAAGTGTCACTGTTGGAGTCTGATGTGAGTCAGAGGAactgcagcatcatcatcaaCGACCTCTCACCGTCAGATTCTGGATGGTACCAGCTCAGACTGACCAGCAAAGACAATGCATACTCATATGGGACGAAGCAAGAGATTTCTGTCAGAG GTCTGAGCCAAAAGCCCACCCTGGATGTCCCTCAACTGAAAGAGGGTCAGCTGACAGCACTGACCTGCACTGCTCCTGGACTCTGCTCCGGATCTGAGCCCACTATTAGCTGGAAGTGGGAAGGCAAAGGGAAGAGTCCACACCTGGTTGGAGGAAACATCACACTTCAGAAGAGTGTTTCTCTTGGTGCTGTGAGGAGACAGCACAGCTCCACTATGATATTCAGCGCTTCTTCTgagcaccacagcagcagcatcacctgCACTGTTGTCTTCAAACACGGTGGGAGCACAGAGGAGAAACagactctggaagtgcagt GGTTTGCTGGGATCTTGAATGGCTCGAGATGTGAGCGGGACTCAGCAGCTCTCACTTGTGTCTGTGgcagtcagggccaccccttaCCCTCCATCTCCTGGCCGCTGCTGACCGACCACAGTGACTCTCACATCCAGACCAACGTATCAGGAGATGAAATCTGGAGCAGCTTCAGTGTGAAAGATGGCCACAGTGTGAagactgttgtgtgtgttgtcactCATGAGGacggagaaacaaaacaggaactTCTTGTTCTGAATCATGACA GTCTGTTCAAGTTTCTAACAGTGGAAGTCCTGGTGGCATTTCTGGTGGGAGTGTTTTTGTCTGGGATCATCTTCTTTGTGCTGCAGCTCCTTTGTTGCAG AAACACAAAGAAGTCAGAGGGAGGACCCCAGGAACCGGAGCCAGCATGGAAGGATGTGCATTACTCTACCATCGACTTCTTTCACTTGAGAGGAAAAAGTCCCCACAAGGCACCTGAGACGACGGAGACAGAATACTCTGAAATCAAGAGGCATGATGTGACAACTGAAGAGTCAGAGAAaaagagtgaagaagaagaacaagacaaGGTTCACGTTCCAGAGAGGCAAGAGACTGACCTGGAGATGGCCCTGTATTCCAACATTAGTGAGATCAGTCTTAGCACCAAGTGA
- the LOC128771911 gene encoding NLR family CARD domain-containing protein 3-like, whose product MDPRLERGDSLTGADSAEDEGREEGDPLSKQHQCEDHDGHPRPGTGPGPGPGPSCVSLKSDHSVFRIINFSGRAESAGPRIYQESGVDCESLKNDPSMGRGIDYKAGVESPEERVDQNTTELLSGQQHLSHEDSTRQRLKEKFLSYVDRVWWLLSPDDPEPPESEEEEQWRSIREEFVKITVHLLRNMEEEDLAERLWSRSGAPESGHLLKRRLQKQFYSVCEGVTRAGSSVPLNQIYTELYITEGGTDLVNQEHEVRQMEAATRKQSRPETTIRQEDLFKASPDTDLPIRSLLTKGVAGIGKTLLTQKLTLDWAEGKAHQNFQLIFPFTFRELNLLKEKKLSLVELVHLFFPEAKESGLSSFEGVQVLFILDGLDESRLPLDFNSRVLTEATESTSVDILLTNLIRGKLLPSAQLWITTRPAAANQIPPECVDMVTEVRGFTDLQKEEYFRKRFRRQKQTTIISHIRSSRSLYIMCHIPIFCWITATVLEDMLKSRETGELPKTLTEMYIHFLVVQAKVKKLKYHGGAGTDTVWDPESRKMMESLGKLAFEQLQRGNLIFYESDLTECGMDITAAALYSGVFTQIFREERGLYQDKVFCFVHLSLQEFLAAFHIHLTFTHSGVILLGPQDPSQSEVRPGLEQFYQTAVVQTLGSPNGHLDLFLRFLLGLSLQTNQTLLRGLLPQIGSSSWTNEDTSAIIKKKLDEGVSPERTMNLFHCLNELKDTSLVEMVQHQLRSGRLSRDTSPADWSAVAFILLSSEEPLDVFDLNKYSASEEVFLRLMPVVRASNEVLLRSCGLSEGCCSPLSSVLSSPSSRLTQLDLSLNDLQDSGVELLCAGLESPDCHLETLRLRSCGLSDRSCAPLSSVLSSPSSRLTQLDLSLNDLQDPGVKLLCAGLEGPHCHLETLRLSGCLVSEEGCASLASALSSNPSHLRELDLSYNHPGGPGLELLSAGLENPDWRLETLRVDHGGEQRLRRGLLKYICPLTLDPDTTHQRLLLSNSNRTVRDVTEDQKYPQHPDRFNRCPQVLGREALTGRCYWEVARRGEALVSVTYRRNRGEEECWFGGNDQSWSLHCSGRDYSVYHNGTRTWIRFSSDSQRVGVFVDCPAGSVSFYSVSSDARIHLHTIFTSFTRPLYPGLGLWTSDSSLTLCDPTEFVAG is encoded by the exons ATGGACCCCAGACTGGAGAGAGGAGACtcgctcacag GTGCAGACTCTGCTGAGGATGAGGGCCGAGAGGAGGGAGACCCCCTCTCTAAACAACATCAGTGTGAGGATCATGATGGTCACCCCAGACCGGgaactggacctggacctggacctggacccagcTGCGTGTCGCTGAAGAGTGATCACTCTGTGTTTAGAATAATTAACTTCAGTGGAAGAGCGGAGTCTGCAGGTCCAAG GATCTATCAGGAGTCTGGAGTCGACTGTGAGTCTCTGAAGAATGACCCCTCCATGGGGCGTGGCATTGACTACAAAGCTGGAGTGGAGTCTccagaggagag agTGGATCAGAATACCACAGAGCTTCTCAGTGGTCAACAACATCTCTCACATGAGGACTCCACACGGCAG CGGTTGAAGGAGAAGTTCCTCAGCTATGTGGACAGAGTCTGGTGGCTTCTGAGTCCCGATGATCCAGAACCTCCAGagtctgaggaagaggagcagtggaggagcatcagagaagaATTCGTGAAGATCACAGTTCACCTgctgaggaacatggaggaggaggatctggccgaacgtctgtggagca gaagtggTGCTCCGGAGTCTGGTCATCTACTGAAGAGGAGGCTGCAGAAGCAGTTCtacagtgtgtgtgagggggtcACTCGAGCAGGAAGCTCTgtccctctgaatcagatctacacagagctctacatcactgagggcgGCACAGACCTGGTCAACCAGGAGCATGAGGTCCGACAGATggaagcagcaaccaggaagcagagcagaCCAGAAACCACCATCAGacaagaagacctctttaaagcctcacctgacacAGACCTACCAATTAgaagcctgctgacgaagggtgtggctggcattgggaagacgctcctgacacagaagctgactctggactgggctgaaggcaaagcccaccagaacttccagctcatatttcctttcaccttcagagagctgaacctgctgaaagagaagaagctgagtttggtggaacttgttcatctcttcttcCCTGAAGCCAAAGAATCAGggctcagcagctttgaaggagtccaggttctgttcatcttggatgGTTTGGATGAgagtcgactccctctggacttcaacagtcgagtcctgacagaagctacagagtccacctcagtagacatcctgctgaccaacctcatcagggggaagctgcttccctcagctcagctctggatcaccacacgacctgcagcagccaatcagatccctcctgagtgtgtggacatggtgacagaggtcagagggttcactgacctccagaaggaggagtacttcaggaagaggttcagaagACAGaagcagaccaccatcatctctcacatcaggagctcacgaagcctctatatcatgtgtcacatccccatcttctgctggatcactgccacagttctggaggacatgttgaagagcagagagaccggagagctgcccaagaccctgactgagatgtacatccactttctggtggttcaggccaaagtcaagaagctcaagtaccatggaggcgctgggacagacacagtttgggatcctgagagcagaaagatgatggagtctctgggaaaactggcttttgagcagctgcagagaggaaacttgatcttctatgaatcagacctaaCAGAATGTGGTAtggacatcacagctgctgcactttactcaggagtcttcacacagatcttcagagaggagagaggactgtaccaggacaaggtcttctgctttgtccacctgagtcttcaggagtttctggctgcttttCACATTCACCTGACCTTCACCCACTCTGGAGTCATCCTGCTGGGCCCTCAAGACCCCTCACAGTCTGAGGTCCGACCTGGGCTGGAACAGTTCTACCAGACAGCTGTGGTCCAGACCCTGGGGAGTCCAAATGGAcacctggacttgttcctgcgcttcctcctgGGTCTTTCACTGCAGACCAACCAGACTCTACTGAGAGGTTTGTTGCCACAGAtaggaagtagctcctggaccaATGAGGACACATCTGCGATCATCAAGAAGAAGTTAGATGAGGgcgtgtctccagagagaacgATGaacctgttccactgtctgaatgagctgaaggacacttctctggtGGAGATGGTTCAACACCAGCTCAGATCAGGACGTCTCTCCAGAGATACATCTCCTGCTGATTGGTCTGCTGTGGCCTTCATCCTACTGTCCTCTGAAGAACCtctggacgtgtttgacctgaacAAATACTCAGCATCAGAGGAGGTTTTTCTAAGACTGATGCCTGTGGTCAGAGCCTCAAATGAAGTTCT gctgagaagctgtggactgtcagagggatgttgttcacctctgtcctcagtcctcagctctccgtcctctcggcTGACACAACTGGACTTGAGCCTCAACGACCTGCAGGATTCAGGCGTGGAGCttctgtgtgctggactggagagtccagactgtcacctggagactctcag GCTGAGaagctgtggactgtcagacaGAAGTTGCGCACCTCtatcctcagtcctcagctctccatcctctcgtctgacacaactggacctgagtctcAATGACCTGCAGGATCCAGGAGTGAAGCttctgtgtgctggactggagggtccacactgtcacctggagactctccg tctgtcagggtgtctGGTCTCAGAggaaggctgtgcttctctggcctcagctctgagctccaacccctcccatctgagagagctggacctgagctacaaccatccaggaggaccaggactggagctgctgtcagcTGGACTGGAGAATCctgactggaggctggagactctcag gGTGGACCATGGTGGAGAGCAGAGGTTAAGACGTGGTCTGCTCAAGT ATATCTGTCCTCTAACACTGGACCCAGACACAACAcaccagcgcctcctgctgtccaacaGCAACAGGACGGTGAGAGATGTGACAGAAGATCAGAAGTATCCACAGCATCCAGACAGGTTTAACAGGTGCCCTCAGGTGCTGGGTAGAGAAGCTCTGACAGGTCgatgttactgggaggtggcgAGGAGAGGAGAAGCTCTTGTCTCAGTGACTTACAGAAGAaacagaggagaagaggagtgtTGGTTTGGAGGAAACGATCAGTCCTGGAGTCTGCACTGCTCTGGTAGAGATTATTCTGTGTATCACAATGGAACACGAACATGGATCCGGTTCAGCTCCGACTCTCAGAGAGTGGGAGTGTTTGTGGACTGTCCAGCTGGATCTGTGTCCTTCTACAGTGTCTCCTCTGATGCTCGGATCCACCTCCACAccatcttcacctccttcactcgACCTCTGTACCCAGGGTTAGGACTCTGGACCTCGGATTCTTCCTTGACTCTGTGTGACCCCACCGAGTTTGTTGCTGGGTAG
- the LOC128771912 gene encoding myelin-associated glycoprotein-like isoform X1: MKSVVMIILTSALVQAGLKETCTHGDFCVTLDDGVITAESGLCVEIPCSFKTPQNFTPQHMLWFRCVRQGQDRCDYSSDPIYSTDSSSAIREGFEGRVSLLESDVSQRKCSIIISNLSPSDSGWYQVRVTSKDNGYTYWTKQEISVRGLRQKPILAVPPLKEGQLTALTCTAPGLCSGSEPTISWKWEGKGKSPHLVGGNITAQKRVSLGAVRRQYSSTLIFSASSEHHSSTITCTVVFKHSGSTEAKKTLAVQYLKSVTITGQTLVRQGETLSLHCAADSFPPVLVQWTKGKTSEALARSTGEAALMIPAVTKEHSGPYRCTAEQGSKQVMEEVHVKVKYVRTPIILGNTDVKKGRALNLTCASESYPESVITMKKEERREKTISFQATNTNTVSVLIPNVTTEDSGRYICEARYEMETLTTSVNVTVTWFAGILKGSRCERDSAALTCVCGSQGHPLPSISWLLLTNHSDSHIQTNVSGDEIWSSFSVKDGHSVKTAVCVVTHENGETKEELPVLNHESFLTKFLKLEFLITFLTRIVLSAVIFFLFHQYFSKKEFGRPEETAEMENMADDPQTDDDYEQVDIELEE, translated from the exons ATGAAGAGTGTCGTGATGATCATTCTCACGTCTGCTCTGGTTCAAG CAGGTTTAAAGGAAACCTGTACACACGGAGACTTCTGTGTCACTTTAGATGATGGAGTCATAACTGCAGAGAgtggactctgtgtggagatTCCATGCTCCTTCAAGACTCCTCAGAACTTCACTCCTCAACACATGCTTTGGTTCAGATGTGTACGACAAGGTCAAGACAGGTGCGACTATTCATCAGACCCGATCTACTCCActgacagcagctcagccaTCAGGGAAGGATTTGAAGGACGAGTGTCACTGTTGGAGTCTGATGTGAGTCAGAGGAAGTgcagcatcatcatcagcaaCCTCTCACCGTCAGATTCTGGATGGTACCAGGTCAGAGTGACCAGCAAAGATAATGGATACACATATTGGACGAAGCAAGAGATTTCTGTCAGAG GTCTGAGGCAAAAGCCCATCCTGGCTGTCCCCCCACTGAAAGAGGGTCAGCTGACAGCACTGACCTGCACTGCTCCTGGACTCTGCTCCGGATCTGAGCCCACTATTAGCTGGAAGTGGGAAGGCAAAGGGAAGAGTCCACACCTGGttggaggaaacatcacagctcAGAAGCGTGTTTCTCTTGGTGCTGTGAGGAGACAGTACAGCTCCACTCTGATATTCAGCGCTTCTTCTGAGCACCACAGCAGCACCATCACCTGCACTGTTGTCTTCAAACACAGTGGGAGCACAGAGGCGAAAAAGACTCTTGCAGTGCAGT ACCTGAAGAGCGTCACCATCACTGGACAAACTCTTGTGAGGCAGGGTGAGACTTTGTCTCTGCACTGTGCTGCTGACAGTTTCCCTCCGGTTCTGGTCCAATGGACCAAAGGGAAGACGTCAGAAGCTCTGGCTCGCAGCACTGGAGAAGCTGCCTTGATGATCCCAGCCGTGACTAAAGAGCATTCTGGGCCGTACAGATGCACTGCAGAACAAGGAAGTAAacaagtgatggaggaggtccacgtTAAAGTCAAGT ACGTGAGGACACCCATCATTTTGGGGAACACAGATGTAAAGAAGGGCAGAGCTCTAAATCTGACCTGTGCTTCTGAAAGTTATCCTGAATCTGTCATCACCAtgaagaaggaagagaggagagagaaaaccATCTCTTTCCAGGCCACTAACACCAACACTGTGTCAGTTTTGATCCCAAATGTGACGACAGAAGATTCAGGACGTTACATCTGTGAAGCCAGATATGAGATGGAGACACTGACCACATCCGTGAATGTGACTGTGACCT GGTTTGCTGGGATCTTGAAAGGCTCTAGATGTGAGCGGGACTCAGCAGCTCTCACTTGTGTCTGTGgcagtcagggccaccccttaCCCTCCAtctcctggctgctgctgacCAACCACAGTGACTCTCACATCCAGACCAACGTATCAGGAGATGAAATCTGGAGCAGCTTCAGTGTGAAAGATGGCCACAGTGTGaagactgctgtgtgtgttgtcactCATGAGAACGGAGAAACAAAGGAGGAACTTCCTGTTCTGAATCATGAGA GTTTTTTGACCAAGTTTTTGAAACTGGAATTCCTGATAACATTTTTGACCAGGATTGTTTTGTCTGCAGtcattttcttcctgtttcaccaATACTTCAG TAAAAAAGAGTTTGGAAGGCCCGAAGAAACGGCTGAGATGGAGAACATGGCAGATGATCCACAG ACAGATGACGATTATGAGCAGGTGGACATTGAACTGGAGGAATGA
- the LOC128771912 gene encoding myelin-associated glycoprotein-like isoform X2, with product MKSVVMIILTSALVQGLKETCTHGDFCVTLDDGVITAESGLCVEIPCSFKTPQNFTPQHMLWFRCVRQGQDRCDYSSDPIYSTDSSSAIREGFEGRVSLLESDVSQRKCSIIISNLSPSDSGWYQVRVTSKDNGYTYWTKQEISVRGLRQKPILAVPPLKEGQLTALTCTAPGLCSGSEPTISWKWEGKGKSPHLVGGNITAQKRVSLGAVRRQYSSTLIFSASSEHHSSTITCTVVFKHSGSTEAKKTLAVQYLKSVTITGQTLVRQGETLSLHCAADSFPPVLVQWTKGKTSEALARSTGEAALMIPAVTKEHSGPYRCTAEQGSKQVMEEVHVKVKYVRTPIILGNTDVKKGRALNLTCASESYPESVITMKKEERREKTISFQATNTNTVSVLIPNVTTEDSGRYICEARYEMETLTTSVNVTVTWFAGILKGSRCERDSAALTCVCGSQGHPLPSISWLLLTNHSDSHIQTNVSGDEIWSSFSVKDGHSVKTAVCVVTHENGETKEELPVLNHESFLTKFLKLEFLITFLTRIVLSAVIFFLFHQYFSKKEFGRPEETAEMENMADDPQTDDDYEQVDIELEE from the exons ATGAAGAGTGTCGTGATGATCATTCTCACGTCTGCTCTGGTTCAAG GTTTAAAGGAAACCTGTACACACGGAGACTTCTGTGTCACTTTAGATGATGGAGTCATAACTGCAGAGAgtggactctgtgtggagatTCCATGCTCCTTCAAGACTCCTCAGAACTTCACTCCTCAACACATGCTTTGGTTCAGATGTGTACGACAAGGTCAAGACAGGTGCGACTATTCATCAGACCCGATCTACTCCActgacagcagctcagccaTCAGGGAAGGATTTGAAGGACGAGTGTCACTGTTGGAGTCTGATGTGAGTCAGAGGAAGTgcagcatcatcatcagcaaCCTCTCACCGTCAGATTCTGGATGGTACCAGGTCAGAGTGACCAGCAAAGATAATGGATACACATATTGGACGAAGCAAGAGATTTCTGTCAGAG GTCTGAGGCAAAAGCCCATCCTGGCTGTCCCCCCACTGAAAGAGGGTCAGCTGACAGCACTGACCTGCACTGCTCCTGGACTCTGCTCCGGATCTGAGCCCACTATTAGCTGGAAGTGGGAAGGCAAAGGGAAGAGTCCACACCTGGttggaggaaacatcacagctcAGAAGCGTGTTTCTCTTGGTGCTGTGAGGAGACAGTACAGCTCCACTCTGATATTCAGCGCTTCTTCTGAGCACCACAGCAGCACCATCACCTGCACTGTTGTCTTCAAACACAGTGGGAGCACAGAGGCGAAAAAGACTCTTGCAGTGCAGT ACCTGAAGAGCGTCACCATCACTGGACAAACTCTTGTGAGGCAGGGTGAGACTTTGTCTCTGCACTGTGCTGCTGACAGTTTCCCTCCGGTTCTGGTCCAATGGACCAAAGGGAAGACGTCAGAAGCTCTGGCTCGCAGCACTGGAGAAGCTGCCTTGATGATCCCAGCCGTGACTAAAGAGCATTCTGGGCCGTACAGATGCACTGCAGAACAAGGAAGTAAacaagtgatggaggaggtccacgtTAAAGTCAAGT ACGTGAGGACACCCATCATTTTGGGGAACACAGATGTAAAGAAGGGCAGAGCTCTAAATCTGACCTGTGCTTCTGAAAGTTATCCTGAATCTGTCATCACCAtgaagaaggaagagaggagagagaaaaccATCTCTTTCCAGGCCACTAACACCAACACTGTGTCAGTTTTGATCCCAAATGTGACGACAGAAGATTCAGGACGTTACATCTGTGAAGCCAGATATGAGATGGAGACACTGACCACATCCGTGAATGTGACTGTGACCT GGTTTGCTGGGATCTTGAAAGGCTCTAGATGTGAGCGGGACTCAGCAGCTCTCACTTGTGTCTGTGgcagtcagggccaccccttaCCCTCCAtctcctggctgctgctgacCAACCACAGTGACTCTCACATCCAGACCAACGTATCAGGAGATGAAATCTGGAGCAGCTTCAGTGTGAAAGATGGCCACAGTGTGaagactgctgtgtgtgttgtcactCATGAGAACGGAGAAACAAAGGAGGAACTTCCTGTTCTGAATCATGAGA GTTTTTTGACCAAGTTTTTGAAACTGGAATTCCTGATAACATTTTTGACCAGGATTGTTTTGTCTGCAGtcattttcttcctgtttcaccaATACTTCAG TAAAAAAGAGTTTGGAAGGCCCGAAGAAACGGCTGAGATGGAGAACATGGCAGATGATCCACAG ACAGATGACGATTATGAGCAGGTGGACATTGAACTGGAGGAATGA